The Halorhabdus sp. BNX81 genome includes a region encoding these proteins:
- a CDS encoding type II/IV secretion system ATPase subunit: MAIDDKDGGGDKLRSRATSLLGDSDDDQTDDEDAYDWVDFRREFHDGGAFDRSEYLGFDPHRTADLLTARASDARTLNTHWQAFLDPETTPVVKGTYLWEHFKQEYYYDADGSHPRTDGEKIPFDKSQHLGFDPDETEGRLSHGQNRASELKDLVEERTVDVNEELDEDAFFSTVEGNTTVVNRYDLERAVPMEKKRHFEEVERYWVNKPYACVVLFHSKKENERKYYVVEPALNDIERELKEFLGNKLKTAIKYAEEGVGVEDEDADRAAVIEREAQDLLQRYDVYDDNIESGTGSTDWLKQLVGMDTETQAIEPAEESDGLDGIAARPEPAILEEDPDTLSEYQVEKLLYLLKRDYIGYSKIDPIKHDINVEDISCDGYNSRVFAYHTDYEQIITNVEHGESDLDDFVVKLAQRSGKGISKRQPQVDATLPDGSRAQLTLGREVSDHGTNYTIRQFKDVPFTPVDLINWNTFSLDEMAFLWLAIENNKSMIFAGGTASGKTTSLNAISLFIPSNAKIVSIEDTREVELPQRNWVASVTRPSFGEDEQGDIDEFDLLEAALRQRPDYIVMGEVRGEEGRDLFQVMSTGHTGYSTFHADTVGEVIKRFTTDPINVSKTLFTALDLVSIQTQTRVQGRKVRRNKTLTEINEYSPENDEINVRDVYQWQAESDEFLQMGSSSTLEEIKFDRGWDQDTLDEELFMRKVVLAYLIEQGLNTYTEVAATLQAFINDPKTIMTLIANDQLDHSLEDLREMESVQITVDPAKEEMVPRPDPPDELLTEAEDVLENATPLFDRYKEQARTDIVSALTDVDSDDGSAKDDDDDVDFGRFVPKAGSDGVEEE; encoded by the coding sequence ATGGCAATTGATGACAAAGATGGTGGGGGCGATAAGCTTCGCTCTCGTGCCACCTCGCTGCTTGGGGACAGCGACGACGACCAAACTGACGACGAAGACGCCTATGATTGGGTGGATTTTCGGCGTGAGTTCCACGACGGCGGTGCGTTCGACCGGAGCGAGTACCTCGGATTCGACCCACACCGGACTGCCGACCTTCTCACGGCGCGGGCGAGTGACGCCAGAACCCTGAATACCCACTGGCAGGCGTTCCTCGATCCCGAGACCACCCCGGTCGTCAAGGGGACGTATCTCTGGGAACATTTCAAACAGGAGTACTATTACGACGCCGACGGGTCCCACCCACGGACGGACGGGGAGAAAATCCCCTTCGACAAAAGCCAACACCTCGGGTTTGATCCCGACGAGACGGAGGGACGCCTGAGTCATGGCCAGAACCGCGCGAGTGAATTGAAAGACCTCGTCGAGGAGCGAACCGTCGACGTCAACGAGGAGTTAGACGAGGACGCGTTCTTCTCGACGGTCGAGGGGAACACGACGGTCGTCAATCGCTACGACCTCGAACGGGCCGTCCCGATGGAAAAGAAGCGTCACTTCGAGGAAGTCGAGCGCTACTGGGTCAACAAGCCCTACGCCTGTGTCGTCCTCTTTCATTCGAAAAAGGAGAACGAACGCAAGTACTACGTCGTCGAACCGGCGCTCAACGACATCGAGCGCGAATTAAAGGAGTTCCTCGGGAACAAACTCAAGACGGCGATCAAGTACGCCGAAGAGGGCGTCGGGGTCGAAGACGAGGACGCCGATCGCGCCGCCGTCATCGAACGCGAGGCCCAGGATTTACTGCAGCGCTACGACGTGTACGACGACAATATCGAGTCGGGAACGGGATCGACAGACTGGCTCAAACAGCTCGTGGGAATGGATACCGAGACACAGGCAATCGAACCAGCCGAGGAATCGGATGGGCTCGACGGGATTGCGGCGCGACCGGAACCGGCGATCCTCGAAGAGGACCCCGACACCCTCTCGGAATACCAGGTCGAGAAGCTGCTATACTTGCTCAAGCGTGATTACATCGGTTACAGCAAGATCGACCCGATCAAACACGACATCAACGTCGAGGACATCTCGTGTGACGGGTACAACTCCCGGGTGTTCGCCTACCACACCGACTACGAGCAGATCATCACCAACGTCGAGCACGGCGAGAGCGACCTCGACGACTTCGTGGTGAAACTCGCACAGCGATCAGGGAAAGGTATCTCAAAGCGCCAGCCGCAGGTCGACGCGACGCTGCCCGACGGCTCGCGTGCCCAGCTCACCCTGGGACGGGAGGTCTCCGATCACGGGACCAACTACACGATCCGTCAGTTCAAGGACGTTCCGTTCACGCCGGTCGACCTCATCAACTGGAACACGTTCTCCCTGGACGAGATGGCGTTTCTCTGGCTTGCCATCGAGAACAACAAGTCGATGATCTTCGCGGGCGGCACGGCGTCGGGGAAGACGACCTCGCTGAACGCTATCTCGCTTTTCATCCCCAGCAACGCCAAGATCGTCTCGATCGAGGACACCCGCGAGGTCGAACTCCCCCAGCGCAACTGGGTCGCCTCGGTGACCCGGCCTTCCTTCGGCGAGGATGAGCAAGGGGACATCGACGAGTTCGACCTGCTGGAGGCCGCGCTCCGCCAGCGCCCGGACTACATCGTCATGGGCGAGGTCCGTGGCGAGGAAGGGCGTGACCTCTTCCAGGTCATGTCGACCGGTCACACCGGCTACTCGACGTTCCACGCCGACACGGTCGGCGAGGTCATCAAACGGTTCACGACCGACCCGATCAACGTCTCGAAGACGCTGTTTACGGCGCTGGATCTGGTTTCGATCCAGACCCAGACCCGGGTGCAGGGTCGGAAGGTCCGCCGGAACAAGACGTTGACCGAGATCAACGAGTACTCCCCGGAAAACGACGAAATCAACGTCAGGGACGTCTACCAGTGGCAGGCCGAGTCCGACGAGTTCCTCCAGATGGGCTCTTCGAGCACCTTAGAGGAGATCAAGTTCGACCGCGGGTGGGACCAGGACACCCTCGACGAGGAACTGTTCATGCGGAAGGTCGTCCTCGCGTATCTCATCGAGCAGGGCCTGAACACCTACACCGAGGTGGCCGCGACGCTGCAGGCGTTCATCAACGATCCAAAGACGATCATGACGCTGATCGCCAACGATCAACTCGATCACAGCCTGGAGGACCTCCGGGAAATGGAATCCGTCCAGATCACGGTCGACCCGGCCAAAGAGGAGATGGTTCCGCGACCGGATCCGCCGGACGAGCTATTGACGGAGGCCGAGGATGTCCTCGAAAACGCCACGCCGCTGTTCGACCGCTATAAGGAGCAGGCCCGGACGGACATCGTGAGCGCACTGACCGATGTCGACAGTGACGACGGGAGCGCCAAGGACGATGACGATGACGTCGACTTCGGCCGGTTCGTGCCCAAGGCAGGCTCCGACGGGGTCGAAGAGGAATGA